A DNA window from Hevea brasiliensis isolate MT/VB/25A 57/8 chromosome 2, ASM3005281v1, whole genome shotgun sequence contains the following coding sequences:
- the LOC110669249 gene encoding protein RGF1 INDUCIBLE TRANSCRIPTION FACTOR 1: MVSPFGQMGNRDLGPPWLRPMLRASYFIPCAVHGDSNKSECNMFCLDCMGNALCSYCLIHHKDHRVVQIRRSSYHNVVRVNEIQKYIDISCVQTYIINSAKIVFLNERPQPRPGKGVTNTCEICCRSLLDSFRFCSLGCKLGGLKRGDPDLTFTLRMKHNRDPFLGGSESDESSTPKKIRKTHAFNRLMDGLSIYSSDGHSNDFSSGDEATANLSPSTPPIYNHRNARRRKGIPHRAPF; this comes from the exons ATG GTGAGTCCATTTGGGCAAATGGGCAATCGGGATTTAGGTCCGCCGTGGTTGAGACCAATGCTCAGGGCAAGCTACTTCATCCCTTGTGCAGTTCATGGGGATTCTAATAAAAGTGAATGTAATATGTTTTGTTTAGATTGTATGGGTAATGCCTTATGTTCTTATTGTTTGATCCATCACAAAGATCATCGAGTTGTTCAG ATAAGGCGGTCTTCATACCATAACGTGGTGAGGGTGAATGAAATACAGAAGTATATTGATATATCCTGTGTCCAGACTTACATTATCAATAGCGCCAAAATCGTGTTCCTAAACGAGCGGCCTCAGCCAAGGCCAGGAAAAGGCGTCACCAACACTTGCGAGATTTGTTGCAGAAGCCTCCTCGATTCCTTCAGATTCTGCTCTCTTGGATGCAAG CTGGGAGGCTTGAAGCGTGGTGACCCAGACCTCACATTTACACTGAGGATGAAGCACAATAGGGATCCATTCCTTGGTGGGTCTGAATCCGATGAGTCTTCTACCCCAAAGAAGATTAGAAAGACGCATGCTTTCAACCGTTTGATGGATGGACTTTCAATATATTCATCAGACGGGCATAGCAATGATTTTAGCTCAGGTGATGAGGCGACTGCCAACCTTTCTCCATCTACTCCTCCCATTTATAATCACCGCAATGCAAGGAGAAGAAAGGGTATCCCTCATCGtgctccattttga
- the LOC110669291 gene encoding galactan beta-1,4-galactosyltransferase GALS1, whose translation MRKDSPPLSSVAGGTVGKLSVCFETKPLVATLLALTLVMLIWNLPPYYQNLISTTRPCSAPPTTTTITTTSVIASNASSLPITSPASSLSKQKYSTPFTDPNKRIFQAYGNAAALFVQMGAYRGGPRTFAVVGLSSKPIHVFGRPWYKCEWISNNGSSMRSKAYKMLPDWGYGRVYTVVVVNCTFPVNPNQGNAGGKLMVNAYYGESQRKYEKFVALEEAPGSYNESKYHPPYQYEYLYCGSSLYGNLSAARMREWMAYHAWFFGPSSHFVFHDAGGVSPEVRAALKPWVRAGRATVQDIRGQAEFDGYYYNQFLVVNDCLHRYRYAANWTFYFDVDEYIYLPENNTLESVLQEFSDYTQFTIEQNPMSSVLCLNDSIEEYSREWGFEKLLFRESREGIRRDRKYAIQAKNAYATGVHMSENVIGKTLHKTETKIRYYHYHNSITVPGELCREFVPPSAKNNVTWYNKLPYVYDDNMKKLARIIKEFERQTIGNIQANS comes from the exons ATGAGAAAGGACTCCCCACCCCTCTCCTCCGTCGCCGGCGGCACCGTGGGTAAACTATCAGTATGTTTCGAAACTAAGCCCTTAGTGGCCACATTACTAGCACTCACTCTGGTGATGCTCATCTGGAATCTCCCTCCCTACTACCAAAACCTCATATCCACCACTCGTCCTTGCTCTGCCCCCCCAACAACCACAACCATTACTACTACTTCTGTAATCGCTTCCAATGCTTCATCGTTGCCTATTACCTCCCCTGCCAGCTCATTGTCCAAGCAAAAGTACTCCACCCCCTTCACCGACCCAAACAAGCGGATTTTCCAGGCATACGGCAACGCTGCCGCTCTCTTTGTTCAGATGGGTGCATACCGCGGCGGCCCAAGGACCTTTGCTGTGGTGGGGCTCTCTTCCAAGCCCATTCACGTGTTTGGCCGTCCCTGGTACAAGTGCGAGTGGATCTCCAACAATGGTTCTTCTATGAGGTCCAAGGCCTATAAGATGCTTCCAGACTGGGGTTATGGTCGCGTCTATACTGTTGTGGTTGTCAATTGCACCTTCCCCGTGAATCCAAATCAGGGCAATGCGGGTGGAAAGCTGATGGTCAATGCGTATTACGGTGAATCCCAGAGGAAATACGAGAAGTTCGTTGCATTGGAAGAGGCGCCAGGCTCTTACAACGAGTCCAAGTACCACCCTCCTTACCAGTACGAGTATCTCTATTGTGGGTCTTCTTTGTACGGGAATTTGAGTGCGGCAAGAATGAGGGAATGGATGGCTTACCACGCCTGGTTCTTCGGACCCAGTTCCCATTTCGTGTTTCACGATGCTGGTGGAGTGAGCCCTGAGGTAAGGGCTGCGCTTAAGCCATGGGTGCGAGCAGGGAGGGCAACGGTTCAGGACATTAGAGGGCAGGCTGAGTTCGATGGGTATTATTATAACCAATTTCTGGTAGTCAACGACTGCTTACACCGGTACCGATATGCTGCCAACTGGACATTTTACTTTGATGTGGATGAGTATATCTATTTGCCAGAGAACAATACTCTGGAATCGGTTCTTCAAGAATTCTCCGATTATACTCAGTTCACGATTGAGCAGAATCCAATGTCCAGTGTGCTCTGTTTGAATGATTCCATTGAGGAATATTCCAG GGAATGGGGATTCGAGAAGCTATTATTCAGGGAATCAAGAGAGGGAATTCGGAGGGACCGCAAGTACGCAATACAGGCAAAGAATGCATATGCAACTGGAGTTCACATGTCAGAGAATGTAATTGGCAAGACCTTGCACAAGACCGAAACAAAGATTCGTTATTATCACTACCACAACTCCATTACGGTTCCAGGCGAATTGTGCAGGGAATTTGTGCCTCCGTCAGCCAAGAACAATGTGACCTGGTACAATAAGCTCCCATATGTCTATGATGATAATATGAAGAAACTAGCCAGAATCATCAAGGAATTCGAGCGGCAAACCATTGGAAATATACAGGCTAATTCATGA
- the LOC110669206 gene encoding protein VACUOLELESS GAMETOPHYTES produces the protein MNNKPLKNTTSLPLKNSTSMQFPNPPPQSPPHLPGSISLLDFLASNVVLGEEVYHFGHPHHVFHMVDVPEIFTCAGCNEKGSGKRFTCQQCDFKLHEFCGMVPEELKAHPLHMYHQSLFSSKPVKGGKSTCDVCGKPAKGYTFKCNACSYQMHPCCAILSNEINISVHPHPLRILPSVTTSVPNGDPGFVCGECNRAKRSGRVYRCTVCEYHLHAVCAKRMVNGLPANGKKKSSKLGTVARLASQVIIQLIGRLVQGLGEGFGEALIQSDPRGRR, from the exons ATGAACAACAAGCCATTGAAGAATACTACTTCACTTCCCCTGAAAAATTCTACTTCAATGCAATTCCCAAACCCTCCACCTCAATCACCACCACATCTTCCCGGAAGTATTTCTCTGCTTGATTTCCTTGCCTCTAACGTGGTCCTTGGAGAAGAAGTATATCATTTCGGTCACCCCCACCATGTCTTCCATATGGTTGATGTGCCTGAAATATTTACCTGCGCTGGCTGCAACGAGAAGGGTTCAGGCAAGAGGTTCACTTGCCAACAATGTGATTTTAAGTTACATGAGTTCTGCGGCATGGTTCCTGAAGAACTCAAGGCCCATCCTCTCCATATGTATCACCAAAGCTTGTTCTCTTCAAAACCAG TTAAGGGTGGAAAATCAACATGTGATGTTTGTGGGAAGCCTGCCAAAGGCTACACTTTCAAATGCAACGCCTGTAGTTATCAGATGCATCCTTGCTGTGCAATACTGTCTAATGAAATTAACATTTCGGTCCATCCACACCCACTAAGAATCCTACCTTCTGTTACCACGAGTGTACCAAATGGGGACCCTGGTTTCGTTTGTGGGGAATGCAATAGAGCCAAGAGATCAGGTCGAGTATATCGTTGCACGGTCTGTGAGTACCATCTGCACGCGGTTTGTGCAAAGAGAATGGTCAATGGCCTCCCTGCCAATGGCAAAAAGAAGTCCAGCAAACTGGGAACCGTAGCTCGCCTTGCCTCTCAGGTAATCATCCAATTAATCGGAAGGCTCGTGCAGGGGCTTGGAGAAGGCTTCGGAGAAGCCTTAATTCAAAGTGATCCTAGAGGAAGgcgttaa
- the LOC110669280 gene encoding squamosa promoter-binding-like protein 14 — protein MEELGAQVAPPIFIHQALSSRFCDATSMAKKRDLSYQTPNFQLQQQHRFVPNPRDNWNPKAWNWDSIRFVAKPSDADTNALQLGSATLEPKKKTEASGNHLPLKKAAVDEDDGLRLNLAGGLNSVEEPVSRPNKRVRSGSPGTATYPMCQVDNCKEDLTSAKDYHRRHKVCEVHSKSTKALVGKQMQRFCQQCSRFHPLSEFDEGKRSCRRRLAGHNRRRRKTQPEDVTSRLLLPGNRDSTGNANLDIVNLLTALARTQGENEGKIINNAPVPDRDQLIQILSKINSLPLPMDLAAKLSNIKSLNRKNPEQPLSDLQNGLLGTTSSPSTMDLLAVLSATLTASAPDALAILSQRSSQSSDSEKSKSTCPDQGTGHNLQKRPIVEFPSVGGERNSSCYQSPVKDSDHRLQESCPNLPLQLFSSSPEDNSPPKLASSRKYFSSGSSNPSEGRSPSSSPPLMQRLFPLQSTAETVKSEKMSISREVNANAEGSRTHGCVVPLELFRDSNGGADQSSFQTFPYQAGYTSSSGSDHSPSSQNSDAQDRSGRIIFKLFDKDPSHFPGKLRAQIYNWLSNSPSEMESYIRPGCVVLSVYLSMSSATWDQLERNLLQQVYSLVQDSESDFWRSGRFLLHTSRQLASHKDGNIRLCKSWRTWSSPELISVSPLAVVGGQETSLLLRGRNLTNPGTKIHCTYMGGYTSMDVIGSTSPGAMYDEINVNGFKIHGASSSVLGRFFIEVENGFKGNSFPVIIANATICKELRLLESEFDEGAKDSDIISEEQAQCLDRPRSREEVLHFLNELGWLFQRRKVSSMFKLPDYSLRRFKFLLIFSVERDYCVLVKTILDMLVERNLDMSGLSKESLEMLSEIQLVNRAVKRKCRKMVDLLIHYSINGSDVSSKKYIFPPNLAGPGGITSLHLAACTSGSEELVDALTNDPQEIGLSCWSSLLDANSQSPYAYAVMTNNHSYNTMVARKLADKRNGQVSVIVGNEMGQPSSSGMTSNFQQGRGSCAKCAAVAAKYNRRVMGSQGLLQRPYVHSMLAIAAVCVCVCLFLRGAPDIGLVAPFKWENLDYGTI, from the exons ATGGAGGAGTTAGGTGCGCAAGTTGCTCCTCCAATATTCATCCATCAAGCGCTTTCTAGCCGATTTTGTGACGCGACTTCCATGGCCAAAAAGCGTGATCTTTCTTATCAAACACCCAATTTTCAGCTCCAGCAGCAGCATCGTTTTGTTCCAAACCCTAGAGACAACTGGAATCCCAAGGCATGGAACTGGGATAGCATCAGGTTTGTCGCTAAACCCTCAGATGCTGACACCAACGCTTTGCAATTGGGCTCTGCAACCTTGGAGCCGAAGAAGAAGACTGAAGCTTCTGGAAATCATTTGCCTTTGAAAAAGGCCGCTGTGGATGAAGACGATGGACTTCGCTTGAATCTTGCTGGAGGCTTGAATTCTGTTGAGGAGCCTGTCTCCAGGCCCAATAAAAGAGTCCGCTCTGGATCTCCTGGCACAGCTACCTATCCAATGTGCCAGGTCGATAACTGTAAGGAAGATCTAACTAGTGCAAAGGACTATCACCGCCGTCATAAAGTTTGTGAGGTTCATAGCAAATCCACTAAAGCTCTTGTCGGGAAGCAGATGCAAAGGTTTTGTCAGCAGTGTAGCAG GTTTCATCCACTTTCTGAGTTTGATGAGGGGAAGAGAAGTTGTAGGCGTAGGCTTGCTGGGCACAACCGACGGAGGAGGAAAACCCAACCTGAGGATGTTACCTCAAGGCTGCTACTCCCTGGAAACCGGGATTCCACAGGAAATGCAAATTTAGATATAGTTAACTTGTTAACTGCTTTGGCACGCACTCAAG GGGAGAATGAGGGAAAAATTATCAATAACGCACCAGTGCCAGATAGGGACCAACTCATTCAAATTCTGAGTAAAATAAATTCATTACCTTTGCCAATGGATCTAGCTGCTAAGCTTTCAAATATCAAAAGTCTAAATAGGAAAAATCCTGAACAACCATTATCCGATCTCCAAAATGGGTTGCTTGGAACTACATCTTCACCATCAACTATGGACTTACTTGCTGTTCTTTCAGCAACTTTGACAGCATCTGCACCAGATGCTCTTGCAATTCTATCTCAAAGAAGCAGCCAGAGCAGTGACAGTGAGAAATCTAAGTCGACTTGCCCTGATCAAGGAACAGGTCACAATCTGCAGAAGAGACCTATTGTAGAATTCCCATCTGTGGGTGGTGAGAGAAATAGTAGCTGTTACCAATCTCCTGTTAAAGATTCAGACCACCGGCTTCAAGAAAGTTGTCCTAATTTACCTTTACAGCTGTTTAGCTCATCACCTGAGGATAATAGTCCACCAAAACTGGCATCTTCTAGGAAGTATTTCTCTTCTGGCAGTAGTAATCCAAGTGAAGGTAGATCTCCATCATCATCTCCTCCACTTATGCAGAGGTTGTTTCCATTGCAAAGCACAGCAGAGACTGTGAAATCTGAGAAGATGTCAATCAGTAGAGAGGTCAATGCCAACGCTGAAGGTAGCAGAACTCATGGATGTGTTGTGCCTCTTGAGCTCTTTAGAGATTCAAATGGAGGAGCTGACCAAAGTTCATTTCAAACTTTTCCATATCAAGCTGGATATACATCTTCCTCTGGGTCAGATCATTCACCTTCTAGTCAGAACTCTGATGCTCAG GATCGCAGTGGGCGAATAATTTTTAAACTCTTTGACAAAGATCCGAGCCATTTTCCAGGGAAACTTCGAGCACAG ATCTATAATTGGCTTTCTAACAGTCCATCTGAAATGGAGAGCTACATAAGGCCTGGTTGTGTGGTTCTCTCAGTTTATTTGTCTATGTCATCTGCAACTTGGGATCAA CTTGAAAGAAACCTGCTTCAGCAAGTCTATTCTTTGGTTCAAGATTCAGAATCTGATTTTTGGAGGAGTGGGAGATTTTTATTACATACGAGCAGGCAACTAGCATCGCATAAAGATG GAAATATTCGTTTATGCAAATCCTGGAGAACATGGAGTTCCCCAGAGTTAATCTCAGTGTCCCCATTGGCAGTTGTTGGTGGGCAAGAGACCTCCCTTCTGTTAAGGGGAAGAAATCTGACTAATCCTGGCACCAA GATCCATTGCACTTATATGGGAGGATACACATCAATGGATGTCATTGGGTCAACTTCTCCAGGAGCCATGTATGATGAGATAAATGTGAACGGTTTTAAAATTCATGGGGCTTCTTCTAGTGTTTTGGGTCGCTTTTTCATTGAA GTGGAAAATGGTTTCAAGGGCAACAGTTTTCCAGTAATAATAGCCAATGCTACAATCTGTAAAGAGCTGAGACTTCTTGAATCTGAGTTTGATGAAGGGGCTAAAGACAGTGATATCATTTCAGAAGAACAAGCTCAATGCTTGGATCGGCCTAGGTCAAGGGAGGAAGTTCTGCACTTTTTGAATGAACTTGGATGGCTATTCCAACGGAGAAAAGTGTCTTCTATGTTTAAGCTTCCAGATTATTCACTTAGACGGTTCAAGTTTTTACTCATTTTCTCAGTTGAAAGAGACTATTGCGTGTTGGTCAAAACAATTTTGGACATGCTGGTAGAAAGAAATTTGGACATGAGTGGGCTATCCAAGGAGTCATTGGAAATGCTTTCTGAGATCCAGCTTGTGAACCGAGCTGTCAAAAGGAAGTGCAGGAAAATGGTGGACTTGCTCATCCATTATTCCATTAATGGCAGTGATGTTTCctctaaaaaatatattttcccaCCAAATCTTGCTGGACCTGGTGGTATCACATCTCTACATTTGGCTGCTTGCACTTCAGGTTCTGAGGAGTTAGTTGATGCTTTGACAAATGACCCACAGGAG ATTGGGTTGTCCTGTTGGAGTTCTCTTCTGGATGCAAATAGTCAGTCTCCATACGCTTATGCTGTTATGACGAATAACCACTCGTATAACACGATGGTGGCTCGTAAACTTGCTGACAAAAGAAATGGTCAAGTTTCTGTAATAGTTGGAAATGAGATGGGGCAACCATCGTCTTCAGGGATGACATCAAATTTTCAGCAAGGGCGCGGATCTTGTGCAAAGTGTGCGGCTGTGGCAGCAAAATACAACAGAAGGGTTATGGGTTCTCAGGGCTTGCTTCAGCGTCCCTATGTTCATTCAATGCTCGCCATTGCAGCTGTATGTGTTTGTGTGTGTCTGTTCTTGCGAGGTGCCCCAGATATTGGCTTAGTTGCTCCCTTCAAATGGGAAAATTTGGATTATGGCACCATATAG
- the LOC110669279 gene encoding uncharacterized protein LOC110669279, with amino-acid sequence MTADVNVSENVSTSETEDKGGLDMSSYEDLPTPAADCNGVKDGNGNAEDDPDASYVFVAGNDTVPDEPADSADLNGKYEPVYNVGSDDNDIENEAAESEVDHVIEDVKAAAVEGDASSPLNIVVTSNDGKEGDDDAVEVPNGTVPIVGPEALDDQREVEEGNVNLDSPGGLKGTQDLSEAVEPEPEFLQVKFGDAKAGEENGMESIVSKESQVKTSTDGAESEPNQSGNVELTISADVAESELNQSGVLEVERSSQLEPNQSGNIEVTNSDDVAELEPNQSVSVEVTSRADVAESEPNQSSNSEDKIERVRELNLAVDTKGNQDSPIAITEGFKNDGDLDNQGKEPVRFSNKLPVEGPQKESEVQLEQKTKTIPCLVVADVKLEEAAEVIDASAVSEYDNESSADHTQDSVAETSVVNGGFSASQDTSQQNSSLKEIETLISCNAEIGRNEAPTSLDTENGKSSPCTRDNDTIGYPTNEITETVVQLKSEAVHGHITCDNGEYLPTDHQESVSQTIANDFAHASQTTTEGNKPSEVVRMIVHHNVAVESYESIPVASASDTILEPVVEVADSCTVAVDDAEINDDMRTETLVEKLDVNSSENVGSCSIGDREVVIEPGRSHLVTDTEPSCPFNDAETEVETDSTAIESREKVSTFSSDEVDKEIEVSLGAAKCVGSNSVSVEDPDREDCIHESVENPFGAEAEPNLENTLMDSSEVVANVDRCASECEGLNGSVITSEGTINCIKDDENEGEQLVTIDGDEKTPQEMEVTDEAKEASPSSPGGSSVDASEGQNAAVEVGKKPFYYMIRIPRYDDDENLKEQINHAQFQVDEKTKSRDVIRAEMQRKRAICNEHGACVDAAISEEVAARNLLKAKRKEIDSAQSLINRVKSASSVEEIGGKIRSMEHMIQHETLPLKEEKSYIREIKQLKQIREQISSSLGKPEDVQEAIDQKDQVEERLKLLRKEADHLRENVLKAEAAIRNAKKTYQDENAKINELVAQFRAADDIRQEAYAHLQTLRKRLYDKNKYFWKYRDDSKVAYDLASKGNKEELQCHCVNQVERVMDLWNNNDEFRKEYTRCNMRSTVRRLRTLDGRSLGPDEEPPAIPNVVSERIAKDNIVPSISTLEGEKIIAPVGTEKMDDKSIAKVGDQNNPTAKSKKSAKHAPLATVSGRNEIDEAGQKEDKQTKEEEELARKAEELRKQEEAAMLKEQRRLEEKAKAKEAMERKKRNAAKAEARAALRALKEAEQKEKEREKRARKKEKRKASAEEVNAFNKGESSPSFEPPIETKDSETREKPMTVTKRAQKPLHFTKQTKSKSMPPPLRNRGKRRMETWMWVLLAAVVIFGFFLMGNGRVSLKGLGF; translated from the exons ATGACGGCGGATGTGAATGTCAGCGAGAACGTTTCAACCAGTGAAACGGAGGACAAGGGTGGGTTGGATATGAGTAGCTATGAGGACTTGCCGACACCTGCTGCTGATTGCAATGGGGTTAAGGACGGGAATGGGAATGCGGAGGATGATCCCGATGCCTCCTACGTTTTCGTAGCTGGAAACGACACAGTTCCTGATGAACCTGCTGACTCCGCCGATCTCAATGGCAAGTATGAACCCGTTTACAATGTCGGTTCTGATGATAACGACATTGAGAATGAGGCCGCGGAATCTGAGGTTGATCATGTGATTGAGGATGTCAAAGCTGCTGCGGTAGAGGGGGATGCTAGTTCTCCCCTTAATATTGTGGTCACTTCTAATGATGGGAAAGAAGGAGATGATGATGCTGTTGAAGTTCCTAATGGAACGGTGCCTATTGTTGGACCTGAGGCCCTGGATGATCAAAGGGAAGTTGAAGAGGGGAACGTTAATCTGGATTCACCTGGAGGTCTGAAGGGGACTCAGGACCTTTCAGAGGCCGTTGAACCTGAACCTGAATTTTTGCAGGTTAAATTTGGTGATGCGAAGGCTGGGGAGGAAAACGGTATGGAGTCAATTGTATCTAAGGAATCTCAAGTCAAGACTAGTACAGATGGTGCTGAATCAGAGCCAAATCAATCTGGTAATGTTGAGCTCACAATCAGTGCAGATGTTGCTGAATCAGAGCTAAATCAATCTGGTGTGCTTGAGGTCGAAAGAAGCTCTCAATTAGAGCCGAATCAGTCTGGTAATATTGAGGTCACAAACAGTGATGATGTTGCTGAATTAGAGCCAAATCAGTCTGTTAGTGTTGAGGTCACAAGCCGTGCAGATGTTGCTGAATCAGAGCCAAATCAGTCTAGCAATAGCGAAGACAAGATTGAACGTGTAAGAGAATTGAATTTGGCTGTAGATACTAAAGGAAACCAAGATTCTCCAATTGCAATTACTGAAGGGTTTAAAAATGATGGTGATTTGGACAATCAAGGGAAGGAACCTGTTCGATTTTCCAACAAGCTTCCTGTGGAAGGTCCTCAAAAGGAATCTGAGGTACAGTTGGAGCAGAAAACAAAGACAATTCCTTGCCTAGTGGTGGCTGATGTAAAATTGGAGGAAGCAGCAGAAGTTATTGATGCCTCTGCCGTTAGTGAATATGACAATGAGTCGTCTGCTGATCATACCCAAGACAGTGTTGCAGAAACAAGTGTTGTTAATGGTGGTTTTAGTGCCAGTCAAGATACATCTCAGCAAAACAGCTCTTTGAAGGAGATTGAGACCTTGATTTCTTGCAATGCCGAAATTGGTAGAAATGAAGCCCCAACTTCTCTTGACACTGAAAATGGCAAGAGCTCTCCATGTACAAGAGATAATGATACAATTGGATATCCAACTAATGAAATTACCGAGACTGTTGTACAGTTAAAATCAGAGGCTGTTCATGGGCATATTACATGTGATAACGGAGAATATTTGCCTACTGATCATCAAGAAAGTGTTTCACAGACCATTGCTAATGACTTTGCTCATGCCAGTCAAACCACAACTGAAGGAAATAAGCCTTCTGAAGTTGTCAGAATGATTGTTCATCACAATGTGGCTGTTGAAAGTTATGAAAGCATTCCAGTTGCTTCTGCTAGTGATACAATACTGGAACCAGTGGTTGAAGTTGCAGATTCTTGTACTGTGGCTGTGGATGATGCAGAGATAAATGATGATATGAGAACAGAGACTTTGGTAGAAAAGTTGGACGTGAATAGCAGTGAAAATGTTGGTTCTTGTTCTATTGGTGACAGAGAAGTTGTGATTGAGCCAGGTAGAAGCCATCTTGTAACTGATACAGAGCCAAGTTGCCCATTTAATGATGCAGAAACAGAAGTTGAGACTGATTCCACAGCCATTGAATCTAGAGAAAAAGTATCTACTTTCTCAAGTGATGAGGTGGACAAAGAAATTGAGGTTTCACTGGGGGCTGCTAAATGTGTTGGCAGCAACTCTGTTTCAGTTGAAGATCCAGATAGAGAGGACTGTATACATGAATCGGTTGAGAATCCATTTGGTGCAGAAGCAGAGCCAAATCTTGAAAATACACTGATGGATTCAAGTGAAGTTGTGGCCAATGTTGATAGATGTGCATCTGAATGTGAGGGTCTGAATGGCTCTGTTATTACTAGTGAAGGAACCATCAATTGCATTAAGGATGATGAAAATGAAGGAGAACAGCTAGTTACCATTGATGGTGATGAAAAAACACCTCAAGAAATGGAGGTCACCGATGAGGCTAAAGAAGCCTCACCATCCTCTCCAGGAGGCTCCTCAGTAGATGCTTCCGAGGGGCAAAATGCAGCAGTTGAGGTAGGGAAAAAGCCATTCTACTACATGATCAGAATTCCTAGATATGATGATGATGAAAATTTAAAAGAACAGATCAATCATGCTCAGTTTCAAGTTGATGAGAAGACTAAAAGTCGGGATGTTATTCGAGCTGAAATGCAACGGAAAAGG GCCATTTGTAATGAGCATGGTGCTTGTGTTGATGCTGCCATATCGGAAGAAGTAGCAGCTCGCAATTTGCTTAAGGCTAAACGCAAGGAAATAGACTCTGCTCAATCTCTGATTAACAGAGTGAAGAGTGCCTCTTCTGTTGAGGAAATTGGTGGCAAG ATACGTAGTATGGAACACATGATACAGCATGAAACCCTGCCCTTAAAGGAAGAAAAGAGTTACATCCGTGAAATCAAGCAGTTGAAGCAAATTCGTGAACAGATTTCTTCTAGTTTGGGTAAGCCAGAGGATGTTCAGGAGGCTATAGATCAGAAAGACCAAGTTGAAGAACGCCTGAAG CTTTTGAGGAAAGAAGCAGACCACTTGAGAGAAAATGTTCTCAAAGCTGAAGCAGCCATTAGAAATGCTAAGAAGACGTATCAAGATGAAAAtgctaaaataaatgaattggtAGCTCAGTTTAGAGCCGCAGATGACATTCGGCAGGAAGCATATGCACATCTACAGACTTTGAGGAAGAGATTATATGATAAG AATAAATACTTTTGGAAGTACAGGGATGATTCAAAGGTAGCTTATGATTTAGCATCCAAGGGAAATAAAGAGGAACTCCAATGTCATTGTGTTAATCAG GTGGAGAGGGTTATGGATTTATGGAACAATAATGATGAGTTCCGAAAAGAATACACCAGATGCAACATGAGGAGTACAGTGAGGAGATTGCGAACATTAGATGGTCGTTCACTTGGCCCTGATGAGGAACCACCTGCAATTCCCAATGTAGTTAGTGAAAGAATAGCCAAGGACAACATTGTACCTTCCATTTCCACTCTTGAAGGTGAAAAAATAATTGCTCCCGTGGGGACAGAAAAGATGGATGATAAATCCATAGCAAAGGTTGGGGACCAAAATAACCCGACAGCTAAATCTAAAAAATCTGCAAAACATGCTCCTTTGGCAACTGTTTCTGGCAGGAATGAGATTGATGAAGCAGGGCAAAAGGAGGATAAGCAAACAAAGGAGGAAGAAGAGTTAGCCAGGAAGGCTGAGGAATTGAGAAAACAAGAGGAAGCAGCCATGTTGAAGGAACAACGGCGATTGGAGGAGAAGGCCAAAGCTAAAGAGGCAATGGAGAGAAAGAAACGAAATGCTGCAAAGGCTGAAGCCAGGGCTGCACTAAGAGCACTGAAGGAAGCTGAGCAGAAAGAGAAG GAAAGGGAGAAAAGGGCAAGAAAGAAGGAGAAAAGGAAGGCATCAGCGGAGGAAGTGAATGCTTTCAATAAGGGTGAATCTTCTCCAAGTTTTGAACCTCCAATTGAAACCAAGGATTCTGAAACAAGAGAGAAGCCAATGACAGTGACAAAGAGAGCTCAAAAGCCATTGCATTTCACAAAGCAGACGAAGTCAAAATCTATGCCTCCACCACTTCGCAACCGAGGCAAGAGAAGGATGGAGACATGGATGTGGGTTCTCCTTGCTGCTGTCGTCATTTTCGGCTTTTTTTTAATGGGGAATGGCAGAGTCTCTCTAAAAGGGCTTGGTTTCTAA